One stretch of Thalassophryne amazonica chromosome 19, fThaAma1.1, whole genome shotgun sequence DNA includes these proteins:
- the lgals3b gene encoding galectin-3b produces the protein MSSYGLGPGNEDPNSIPNQFNWGGQPSQPQWPTQPVGYTPWGGNDPSAQYNPWQPGPGPGPGPGPQSQGPTREIPSGLQDKSLITLNIAVSPNPKHFAVDLSSGKDIYFHFNVRFDDGGQKVIVMNSCFKEKWGHEEKIYNKFPFTPGQYIELKILCEDKCFKVAVNNTHLCEFKHREKPKHICALGVYKDANLMNFSLTKLP, from the exons ATGAGT tccTATGGTCTGGGTCCAGGCAATGAAG ATCCTAATTCCATTCCAAACCAGTTCAACTGGGGAGGTCAGCCCAGCCAACCCCAATGGCCCACCCAGCCTGTAGGATACACACCCTGGGGTGGAAATGATCCGTCTGCTCAATACAACCCTTGGCAACCTGGACCAGGACCCGGACCCGGACCTGGACCGCAAAGCCAG GGTCCCACTCGTGAAATTCCTAGTGGATTGCAGGACAAATCCCTGATCACCCTCAATATAGCTGTCAGTCCCAACCCAAAACA CTTTGCTGTGGATTTGTCCAGTGGCAAGGACATATATTTCCACTTCAACGTACGCTTCGATGACGGCGGCCAAAAGGTGATCGTCATGAATTCCTGTTTCAAAGAGAAATGGGGGCATGAGGAAAAAATCTacaacaaattcccatttacaccTGGACAGTACATTGAG CTGAAGATCCTCTGTGAAGACAAGTGCTTCAAGGTGGCTGTCAACAACACGCACCTGTGCGAgttcaaacacagagaaaaaccCAAACATATTTGCGCACTAGGCGTCTACAAAGATGCCAATCTGATGAATTTCAGCCTGACAAAGCTGCCCTGA